ACTATTGCTGAAACATGCCCATGTATCATCTGCTCTATTCTCTCTACAAGCTTTTCTCACTTTTCATCAAATCCTGTATGGAGTAATTATCTCTTTTTCAGATTAAAGAGTTACTGTCCAGCTACTATGTTACATTTCCATTTCCTGtcactttttaaataatttaaaaaacagaagtgCTTTAAGAATGTTAGAACAGTCATTGGTCTAAGATGTAACAAATACATGGTCATTATAAAATCAGTATAAATGCTATGCTGGTTCATGTGAATGAAATGTTCAGGCAGCAAATGTTTTAGCTTTACCGCTGCTACACTGATATCTGAGTGAGAAACATTTGCCTGAATCAGgtcaattttctttttgttcttttacattGAATAACCACAGACTTATGAAGATTTTAGCAGGTGTTCTTGATGCCTCTCTGAGATATATTGTATCTCTGATTATATGGTTTGCATGTGCCATTACAACCTGTAATGTACATGTCATGCTTTGTGACATTTTTAGGTACATTTCTATGTCATTTAATTGGGTTGTCCAGatctaaataaatatttcaatattgCTTAAGGTAATTTTTTAAGTCTGTGATGTTGTCATCTTTTGGGATTTTAGGATATTATGTAGCCTTGAGTTGTATGGAACATTTACAGCATTTAAACATCTGAACAAATAAGTGTCAATTGAGGTAAGATgaatgtaaaagaaagagaagaaagctgATAGAGGGATGATGTATTTCTGGGATTCAGGAGAggaaaaacctgctgctgtgccaGATGTTGTTTTAGCTTTGTAACAGTGCGTGCAATATTTCTTAGTGCATAATGTAAAAAATCTGGATATTTGAAATTGACCAAAATAGCCAGTCACATATAATGCATGGGACTCCCTTTTACACCTGGATCTTCCACTCAAGTTAATGCACTGCTGTGCTTCAAAATCAGTCTGCCATACATCtggaccaggggtgtccaaactacggcccgcaggccatctgcggcccgccatccattttaaattggcccgcctcaaaaaaaaaaaaaaatttttttttttttttttttataaactaacaattaagtagcacttaaatggcacttacttatagcacacttattgtagttttgctctatttttgaagaaattgttctttcttgattcttgttgttctgggtttgtatcctcgggtacccttgaatgcacttaatataagtagctttggataaaagcctcagctaaatgtaatgtaatggactatggcccactgtattgtacTTCTCAGTTAACACcgttacgcccccccccccccagaccttcgtatttttttctgtatgtggccctcgggataaaaagtttggacacccctgatctgGACAAAGCAGTGGATGCAGGAccctcttttcactttctttgacatttcccagggaataatatATAGATTTAGATGAAAACAATCTGATCAGATATATTTTGGTGGCTGATGTGTTAAACTGTGATTGTGTGACTTAAAGAGTTCTGTTGGGCCATGGTGAAGATATGCGTACTACTGAGTGCTGTTCCCGTTTTGATGCTGTGATTCAACTTAATCCTAGATTACAGCCGTCATAAAAACGTAacgtaaaaaaaatgtatgaactttttcatcagtttgaatcgttttgtctttttaatgatttattccCATCAATTATTTTATGATGATTGTAAATTCCATGGAAATGTGTTGCCATTGATGACcattcacaaaacaaaatgtgttgatGTTGTACGATGTTCTAACTGAACAAGCAGACACATCACACTGTGTTGCAAAAGGAACAAATGCAGTGACCTCTGTGACATTAACAATGTCTGGAAGCTTCTTGCTCTTTGTGTTTATCATGTTCAACATCATCACAGGTGTTTGGCTCAGGGCAAAAAGAGTGTCTACTTTTCCATTTGAGCAACTAACATTGTCGTAGTGAGTCTGTACAACAACTACTTGTTGTATTTGCTGAATCTTAATGATATTGTGCTTGTTTGAACTTGGTTGCACTCAGCTTTGGGTCAGGTGAGTGTCTACCTGTCACCTGAGCTCCTTGAGACTGTGAGACTTAATAATTAACCATAATTTAGGCTTCGGGCCCTGAAAGGCTTGTAAAGGCAGAGACTGAGAAACACACTCAAGATGAACCTGCAGCAGCCtgcaccacaacaacacaactgtcaCATCAGAGACACTTTAAAACATCAAAGCAAAACAAGCCCACATTCAGTCATTGGTTttataaaatgcaataaaaatcCATACTGGACCATATATGTATGCAGAGCACACATTCAGATGACATCACAGTTTATTTGAGAACAGAAATAACACAACGGTGTGACAGTGATCACAATGATCATGTAAAAGCGAATCTCGCCTATTTGCACACTGCGGATTTCGCTCACAAGTCGAACGTCACTCAGCGCGTCACGGGACCCGTATGCAGCAGGGATCAAAGGTGCGATTGGTCCAATTTTGAGGCAGCTGCCGTGTGATTGGTGGGTTTCCCTGTCACTCGCCCATCCCGGTCTGTGATTGGCCGCTCGCCCGTTTCCGCCTCGCTACCTCCGAGCCGTGCAGTCCCCCCTCTTCCTTCCCGTTGAGCTAATCTCTGTCGGTCCGCTGCTTCCACCTGCCGCTCCCCGTCTCTCACCTCCAGCCTCACTCAAACATGGATGATTTCGACATGCTGAACGCCCCGGCCGCCGATAACGGTGTCGCCTCGGAGGAGGACCCCGCCGCCGCCTTCCTGGCCCAGCAGGAGAGCGAGATCGCGGGCATCGAAAACGACGAAGGCTTCAGCATCCTGGACAGCGGAGAGGTCCCCTCGTCGCTGGGAGAGTCCAATGGTGGGTGACCGCTGTGGTTGAGCGGGGACAGCTGGCCTCTCTACCGCGTTAACACAGCTGGGGAGGCTAGCTTAGCTTTAAACAGAGGCTACCTTTTAAACGTTAACCTGGTCCTGAATGGACCCTCGAGTCCTTGAGCTAGCTTGTTAGCGTTAGCTGAACTAGCAATGTAGCTAAGTGGGAGAAGCTAGCAATGAGATTTACCCGGTGTGCACGTCATTTAAAATGTCGAAGAAACACAAATACTTGACGGGGAAACTGACTCGTTCCCCGGTGAGTTTACGTGATTCTCTGAGCTTCCGGCTCTCGCCTGTGAAATGAATGAAGCTGTGTGATAACATCAGCTCGGCTCCTCTGTGACAGCGCTACGTGCAGCTGGCTCTCGCCCATAGGCTGTGGCTCTCACCTCGGACTCGGGAGGaaactgctgcagctgaatcacCTTTGGCCACGACTGCCCCGTTTCCTGAAGGCTGGAGCTGCCTTGAGTCAGATGTGCTGACATATCCGATTAcgaaatatgtgtgtgtgtgttagaaatgtGAGGATTCAGCAGAAGTGCAGGGTAGTGAGCCGAGGGCTAGTCGTcgtgatgttttctttatccttccctgtttgtgtttttcattcgtCTGCCTGATTTCTCACTTCAATTTCCCATGTGTTCCTTTTAGATGGTGCCGTCAATGGAGATCTACATGTGGTAAAACTGTCTttactttgtttctgttctcAATAAGTTTGCTGATAAATGTCAAGTTATGAATGTTGTTTGTGATTAGGGAGCTCTTTGACAGCAGCCTATCTGTGATCTgtgcccaacacacacacacacacacacacacactcccctttCTTGTGTTGGATATTTTTCTATACAGATATTTGGCCTTGTAAAATAATCTTTACTTGCAGTCTCTCAGGGTGGGTTTTTCTCTCCTAAATCCAACGACGATGTCATCTCTATCAGTTATGATAACATTGTTGTAGCTAGCAACTGtccatgaaaaataaaaagacgcCACTAAGCAGGATCCTTACGTTGACACGTTCAAAACATGTTAAAACCTTTGGGAAGGTGTGAGTTGAGGGTCAGGAGTAAATATTGAAGCCCTACTCCTGTCAGTGTCTTATCACACCCCCTACCCCTCTTAACCGgaagttttaataaaacaaaaatctgtcGCCTAAACAAACAATCAGAAGCCCAGGCTAAACATTAACTTCGGCTTCTACAATAGTATTCACCAAAGTAGTTGCTAATGTTTTCTCCACGATGTAAATTGCTGAAATCGAGCGATAAAGAAGTTAGATGGGTGAAGCAGCTGAAGCAGGGAGGTGATTGGACAGGTTTTCAGTGAGCCAACAGTTCAGATAGATATACTTCACCACTTTACAGTATTTGTATGTAAATCTGAATGTTAAATGTCAGTAAAACCCATAGACTTAAAGCACAGGGAAAAAATGTGAGCAAGCCCAACTAACAGTAACAATTTACAAGTAACAAACCCTTCACTCTTAAGTTTTCACTCTCAAAAAGACATTTGGGTAGCTGTCTAGTGTTCAACATCTTGCCTTCATCTTAGTGATGTGACCATGGTCCCTGATAAAGCAATTTAGTGAGTGTAATGTTACAGCTACTGATGGGACggaacacacaaaataaacatatataccaATGTTGTAGTAAGTCAGAATAATGATAACTTTAATATACAATTGGCATTTTAATGGATTGTAGACCATTGCtcttgtgtttcattttattttctcatctaATAACGTATAAAGAATGTGTCTAGTATTTATGTAGAGATGTGGGAAATACTTTTAGTACTGTGGCAGTGTGATTTTAGTACTAACCTAAAATACTTGAATATGTGGCTGTTAGATTTGCTCCAACTTCCTTTTCCTGTGCTGTCATTGCAACATTGCTTCCTTTTGCACTGTCATGCATTCCTTCTGTGAAAGAGACTAAGCTGATAAAACTCCCAAGTGACCAAGATTTGGTTCATTATACAGCAAACCCAGACAAGCTATGTGCATATTGGAATTAGGACAATACACTGACCACAGTCCCTGAGTCAAAATGACTTTGCTTCTTTAGTTGTGAGTTTGAATGGTGAATAATTCAGTACAGGGGACTGTTTCTTTAACATGTGATATCGTTGAGAGAATGGTTTCCGATCATCACTTTCATTGTGTCTCAGGAAAGCAATGGCCCATCAGATGCTTATGCAGCAATTTCCAGTGCAGACCGGCTGCAGGCCGAACCTGAAAGCCTACGCAAGTGGAGGGAGGAGCAAAGCGAGAGGATGGAGCTGCTAGGTAAGACGAGAGTGAGGAGAACAGGGCTGACCCTGCTCTCTGAAACATGAAGAGCTCAGTAGAATAATGAGGAGAttcatatatagatatatagtcTTTACCATGTACACATTTATCATATATACTTCCTCTACCAATTCCTATATTTGTTCGTCCTTGTCTCCTGCCCTGTCCTTCCTGCCTGTTGTGTCTACCGTCACAATTGCTCTTCACTGGTTTATTGTACCTCTCCCCACTCGTCTCCCTCCCCAGACGACAACTCTCGCCAGCAGGAGTCTGAGTGGAAGGACAAGGCcaaggtggagctggaggagtggCACGCCAGGCAGAACGAGCAGCTGGAGAAAACCAAAACCAACAACAGGTACTGGCGTCATAGACAGATAGAAAAAGGACAGACGATTAATGGAGCTGAGGGAAGGTTAATATTTCTGTTACAAAAGCCAAGATGATGGTGTAGAGGTTTTGAACAGCTCACATTCTTGGACaatatgtgaatattttaaaaggTAATTAACAGTtccttaataataataataataatataatatatataataatagcaGCAGACTTGGGTTCAGCCTTCACCTGTCCATCATCAGCACAAGCCCTCCAGTTCTCAGCTCATCTGTGGCCAATAACTCAAAAGTTTTTATTCTTCAGGGTTCAACCTGAGAGCAACAGTAGATGAGTCAAAAACATTATATTCACAGTCATAGTGTAGGATTTCATGCTTTGGTACAAACAAATGCACTTTTTTGGGTCATGTTTATTAAAAATCTTTTCCTATAACAACCCTGGGACAATGAATACCTCTTTAAATCTATGTAAAATCCATTGCAGTAACACTGCTTCAAACACTATTGTGTAATT
The sequence above is a segment of the Limanda limanda chromosome 2, fLimLim1.1, whole genome shotgun sequence genome. Coding sequences within it:
- the clta gene encoding clathrin light chain A; the encoded protein is MDDFDMLNAPAADNGVASEEDPAAAFLAQQESEIAGIENDEGFSILDSGEVPSSLGESNDGAVNGDLHVESNGPSDAYAAISSADRLQAEPESLRKWREEQSERMELLDDNSRQQESEWKDKAKVELEEWHARQNEQLEKTKTNNRAAEEAMVSDLDENNPGTEWERVARLCDFNPKSSKQAKDVSRMRSVLISLKQSPLVR